A part of Cardiocondyla obscurior isolate alpha-2009 linkage group LG23, Cobs3.1, whole genome shotgun sequence genomic DNA contains:
- the LOC139111305 gene encoding transmembrane protein 242 isoform X2 produces MAELNDTVQTSVTKSAKQKEKIYAAVFLSAVGSISALTGFARALAATRKQDPKHFGDGVSGVKGIPETGASLALRALGWGTFYAVTGCSLLFYAIWKISGATNSEEFRLKMGSLLPKIPKNDPPQSRTEFKGLTDLLTYISEDWNQNKEE; encoded by the exons ATGGCCGAGCTCAATGATACCGTACAAACGTCCGTTACGAAATCTGCAAAACAGAAGGAGAAAATTTATG ctGCAGTATTTTTAAGTGCTGTTGGAAGTATTTCTGCTCTTACTGGGTTTGCTAGAGCACTGGCAGCAACAAGGAAGCAGGATCCGAAACATTTTGGAGATGGAGTATCTGGTGTAAAAGGAATTCCTGAAACTGGAGCCTCATTAGCTTTAAGAGCTCTTGGTTGGGGTACATTTTATGCAGTCACAGGATGCAGCCTGCTCTTTTATGCAATTTGGAAAATCTCTGGAGCCACCAATTCAGAGGAATTCAGATTAAAAATGGGTTCTCTGCTACCGAAAATACCTAAGAATGATCCACCTCAAAGTAGAACAGAGTTTAAAGGTTTGACAGATTTGCTGACATATATTTCAGAAGATTGGAATCAAAATAAAGAG gaaTGA
- the LOC139111305 gene encoding transmembrane protein 242 isoform X1, with protein MAELNDTVQTSVTKSAKQKEKIYAAVFLSAVGSISALTGFARALAATRKQDPKHFGDGVSGVKGIPETGASLALRALGWGTFYAVTGCSLLFYAIWKISGATNSEEFRLKMGSLLPKIPKNDPPQSRTEFKGLTDLLTYISEDWNQNKENTDAHDI; from the exons ATGGCCGAGCTCAATGATACCGTACAAACGTCCGTTACGAAATCTGCAAAACAGAAGGAGAAAATTTATG ctGCAGTATTTTTAAGTGCTGTTGGAAGTATTTCTGCTCTTACTGGGTTTGCTAGAGCACTGGCAGCAACAAGGAAGCAGGATCCGAAACATTTTGGAGATGGAGTATCTGGTGTAAAAGGAATTCCTGAAACTGGAGCCTCATTAGCTTTAAGAGCTCTTGGTTGGGGTACATTTTATGCAGTCACAGGATGCAGCCTGCTCTTTTATGCAATTTGGAAAATCTCTGGAGCCACCAATTCAGAGGAATTCAGATTAAAAATGGGTTCTCTGCTACCGAAAATACCTAAGAATGATCCACCTCAAAGTAGAACAGAGTTTAAAGGTTTGACAGATTTGCTGACATATATTTCAGAAGATTGGAATCAAAATAAAGAG AATACAGATGCGCATGACATTTAA
- the LOC139111299 gene encoding very long chain fatty acid elongase 6, protein MNKMDYMEVTLPNYSYIFNFEETFSHHETKQWMVKNWTNGFYYCGLYMILIFGGQHYMASRPRFELRGILCLWNTLLATFSIIGFTRTAPELIHVLRHHGLHHSICIPSFIEQDCVSGFWTWMFVLSKLPELGDTLFIVLRKQPLIFLHWYHHITVLLYSWFSYSEYTASARWYVVMNYCVHSIMYSYYALKAMRYRPPKAISMVITTLQLAQMVIGCLINISAYQYLESGNVDCNITRMNIRFSFAMYLSYFVLFAQFFHKTYLAGKKTNKKHFTNSVSDHIGYNEKLKAN, encoded by the exons ATGAACAAGATGGATTATATGGAGGTGACGCTCCCAAATTACTCCTACATTTTCAATTTCGAGGAAACGTTCAGCCATCACGAGACCAAGCAATGGATGGTGAAAAACTGGACGAACGGCTTTTACTACTGCGGTTTGTACATGATTTTGATATTCGGCGGACAGCACTACATGGCCAGCAGGCCCAGATTCGAACTCAGGGGAATACTGTGTCTTTGGAATACGCTGCTGGCAACCTTCTCTATTATCGGCTTCACCAGAACAGCGCCTGAGCTAATACACGTTCTAAGGCATCACGGACTTCACCATAGCATTTGCATTCCAAG CTTTATCGAACAAGATTGCGTATCAGGTTTCTGGACGTGGATGTTCGTGCTGTCAAAACTACCCGAGCTTGGTGATACGCTCTTTATCGTGTTACGCAAACAGCCCCTGATCTTCCTGCACTGGTATCACCATATTACCGTCTTACTGTATTCCTGGTTCTCTTACTCGGAATATACCGCATCGGCGCGATGGTACGTCGTAATGAACTACTGTGTCCACTCGATCATGTACAGCTACTATGCACTCAAAGCGATGCGGTACAGACCACCTAAAGCAATTTCAATGGTGATCACTACGCTACAGCTTGCCCAGATGGTGATCGGTTGCCTTATCAACATATCTGCGTATCAATACTTGGAAAGTGGCAACGTGGACTGCAATATTACTCGCATGAATATCCGATTTAGCTTCGCGATGTATTTGAGTTACTTTGTCCTATTCGCGCAATTCTTCCATAAGACGTACCTGGCTGGAAAGAAAACTAACAAGAAGCACTTTACCAATAGCGTATCTGATCACATCGGTTATAACGAAAAGCTCAAAGCTAACTAA